The Dermacentor albipictus isolate Rhodes 1998 colony chromosome 2, USDA_Dalb.pri_finalv2, whole genome shotgun sequence genome has a segment encoding these proteins:
- the LOC135901849 gene encoding uncharacterized protein gives MSSHRDVVLGPHVSHRQKELLVSFMEEHPYLAKASCVLGPMLTVARRSELWNELAALLHMEGPAVKTAAQWRQYWKKETYSSRHDAAVLSAEQQGTGGGRLQGLRGRILTLVGRSSATGVCAPFFVRPEQAPHSTIGVPRVARMAVGTRPGTSGVARGEPQQQQQHREPQQRQEPHEGLAQPAASLLDHEYCAEPPTRPAPTRQARRPNRGPRVIVEEVMGEVAENYLQSVRLHEENNQMLRQLGPTVQQMAAAVERNAAAAERTAAAAERSAAAAERAAAAAERTAAAAEQQGRENSV, from the exons ATGTCTTCGCACCGAGACGTCGTCCTCGGGCCACACGTTTCTCACCGACAAAAGGAGCTGCTCGTCTCCTTCATGGAGGAGCACCCCTACTTGGCGAAGGCGTCATGCGTGCTGGGGCCAATGCTTACCGTGGCGCGGAGAAGCGAGCTGTGGAACGAGCTGGCCGCCTTGCTCCACATGGAAGGCCCGGCTGTGAAGACAGCGGCCCAGTGGCGGCAGTACTGGAAGAAAGAAACCTACAGTTCCCGTCACGACGCCGCTGTCTTATCAGCCGAGCAACA GGGAACTGGTGGAGGGCGCCTGCAAGGGCTTCGCGGCCGCATTCTTACATTGGTGGGCCGCAGCAGCGCGACCGGCGTCTGTGCGCCATTTTTCGTTCGACCAGAGCAG GCGCCGCATTCTACTATAGGTGTGCCCCGCGTAGCGCGCATGGCCGTCGGCACGAGACCTGGAACGAGTGGTGTCGCAC GTGGTGAgccgcaacagcagcaacagcatcgGGAGCCGCAGCAGCGCCAGGAGCCGCATGAGGGACTAGCACAACCTGCAGCCAGCCTGCTGGACCATGAATATTGTGCGGAGCCACCGACTAGGCCAG CACCTACACGCCAGGCACGTCGTCCAAATCGCGGACCTCGTGTAATTGTCGAGGAGGTGATGGGCGAGGTCGCAGAGAACTACCTGCAGTCGGTGAGGCTGCATGAGGAGAATAACCAG ATGTTACGTCAGCTAGGCCCAACAGTGCAGCAGATGGCCGCTGCTGTGGAAAGAAACGCTGCGGCTGCCGAGCGGACTGCTGCAGCTGCCGAGCGGAGTGCTGCAGCTGCCGagcgggctgctgctgctgctgaacggACTGCTGCCGCTGCCGAGCAGCAAGGACGAGAAAATTCAGTTTAA